In the genome of Paraburkholderia azotifigens, the window GTTCCGGTCGTAATTCATGCCGTAGACGCGTTTGAGTTCCTGAATCTGTTCGAGCCAGTCCGAAGGCGCCTGCACATTCGAGTCCGATTCCATCAGCGAGCGAAGCGCGTTTCCGGCATCGCCTACGTGCGTCCAGTGCGCGCGTTTGACCTTGTTGATCTCGGCTTCGTCGATGTCGATGTGCGCGACGTACCGCGCATTCGGCGCGAATGCTTCCGGACGTCCCCCCGCGACGCGATCGTCGAACCGGGCGCCTAACGCGATCAGGAAATCGCAATCTTCGACGGCATAGTTCGCGCACGCGCTGCCGTGCATACCGAGCATGCCGAGGGACAGTTCGTGCTTCACGGGTATGGCGCCGAGCCCCATCAGCGTCGTCACGACGGGGATACGGTAGCGCTCGGCAAACTGCAGCAACCCGGCCGTCGCGCCCGCGGCAATCACGCCGCCGCCGACATATAACAGCGGACGCCTGCTCTGCGCCAGCAAGTCGAAGAATGCAGCGCGCTTGTCGTCGCCGAGCCGGGCGCCCTTTGCCACCATGCGAAGACGGTCCGAGTAACCCCGAAACTGCAATGTTCCGTGGCCCTCGTAGGTTCCCGTCCAGTTCTGGATGTCCTTGGGTACATCGACGACAACGGGGCCCGGCCGGCCCGTCCGTGCGACTTCGAATGCGGTCCGCAACGTCTGCTCCAGCTTTTCCGGATCGGTCACGAGGAAGACCTGCTTCGCACACGACGACATGATGTTGAAAACAGGCGCTTCCTGAAACGCATCGCTGCCGATCGCGGCACGCGGCACCTGTCCGCAGATGAGCACGACAGGAATCGAGTCGCCATTGCAGTCGGCAATCGGCGTCACGGCGTTCGTCGCGCCCGGGCCGGACGTCACCATGAACACGCCGACCTTTCCGCTCGCACGCGCATAGCCGGCCGCCATGAAGCCCGCAGCCTGTTCATTCGCGGGAACGACGAACCTGATCTGGTGCTCGGGGTTCGACTCGTTCAATTCGTTGAAGCGAAAGACGGCGTCGTAGGTCGGCAGAATTGCGCCGCCACTGTACCCGAACAGCGTATCGACACCCTGCTCGCTGAGTACGCGCAAAATGATGTCGGCACCCGACATGCGTTCGCCGGCATGCTCGCGTTTCGCGAGGACTTGTGGAGCTACGTTTGGGTTTTGGGTCATGGCTATCTCGAACGATGAAGGACGCTGATCGTCTCAGCGACCCGATTGAAGGCCGATATCCCTTCCAACTCGAGAACAGCGTATGTTCAGCACCAGTTTGCGGACGATCGATCTGACGGGTTCACCGTACATCGCCGGTCCATCCAGCACGTTCTTGATGTGCAACTGGAAGAATTGCGAGGGCTGCAGAGGCATTTTGAAGGCCATCGGTCCCGCATGCTGGTTTAAAAGGATAGTTAACGGGCCAAACTCACACACTTGTCGGCCAGCCGCTGCATGATGTCTGACTATGCAGTTTCTGTTGATGATGCAGACTCGAGACAAGCCTGGCATTCCGGAAAAAGTACGCGGGACATTTGCCGGCCGCGATACATTTTTCGTTCATTCTTGCGATAGGCTGAACGACTGCGCGTCGCCAGGCTGTGCCCGGAGAGCGTGCTTACCGCCAACGAAGGTCACGAAATGAAAGTCGCCGTTGTCATATTTGATGGTGTGCAGGCCCTGGATGTCGCAGGCCCGCTGGATGTATTCGCCGAAGCCAATACGTTTGTTCCGGAACATCAGCGCTATCAGGTATCTTGCGTCGGCTACAAGGCGGGCATGGTGACGGCATCGAATGGAATGCAACTGGCCGTCCCCTTCGGCTTCGCCGACTACGACGAGCAATGCGACCTGCTGCTGATCGCAGGCGGGCCGCAGTTGCCCGACTTCCAGCCTCGCGCCGACTTTCTCGACTGGTTGAGGCGTCAGGCAAACGGCGCGAGCCGCTATGGCTCCGTTTGCAACGGCGCGTTCGTGCTCGCTCGTGCCGGTCTGCTCGATAGCCGCCAGGTGACGACTCACTGGGCCGAAGCGGGACGCCTCGCGGACGACTTCCCGCAAGCACGCGTGCAACCGGACAGAATCTTCATTCGTGACGGGCGCCTCTTCACTTCGGCCGGCGTCACGGCGGGCATCGACCTGTGTCTGTCGCTGGTGGCCGAAGACTGGGGACATGAACTGGCCGTACGCGTCGCGAAACGGCTGGTCGTCTATATCCAGCGCGAAGGAGGCCAATCGCAATACAGTCCCTATGTCGGCGTACGCAAGGATGAGGATCCCATTATCGGCAAGGTGCATCGCTACGTGATGGATCACATTACGGACGTACTCTCCATCGAGCAACTCGCAAGCGCGGTCTCCGTCAGTCGACGTACCTTCTCGCGCATGTTCGCCAAATATGCAAAGGTGACGCCGTCTGCATTCGTCGAACAGGTTCGGGTGGATACGGCGAGAAAGCTGCTTGAAGAAACCAATGCGCCGCTCAAGACCGTCGCGTTCAAATGCGGCTTTCATAGCGCGACACATATGCGCACCACCTTCGCCCGCAGGCTCAACGTGACGCCGAAGCAGTATCGCGCGCGCTTTCACGGGGTGGCGCCCGCGCAATCGCTGGCGCTCGAGACCGTCAGCGAATGAGCGGCGCGAATCACATGATTCCCGGTTCCATCGCGCATTCCGCTTCGCCTCAAGCGCTTCCGGATATCCTCGAACCGGGTTTGTCGGTGATATTTTGCGGCATCAACCCGGGGCTGCGCGCGGCATCGACAGGCCACCACTTCGCGGGACGCGGCAACCGGTTCTGGCGGACGCTTCATCTCGCTGGCTTTACACGCGAAGAATTGCGCCCCGAAGCCGGACGCTCTCTGCTGCACTATGCGTGCGGACTGACGACTGCCGTATCGCGCCCCACCGCGCGGGCGGACCAGTTGTCGCGCGCGGAAATCAAGGCTGCCGCGGCGGATTTCGAACTGAAGATCGCGTGCTACGCGCCGCGCTACATCGCGTTCCTCGGCAAGATGGCGATTGCCGAACTCACCGGCAAACGTGACATCGAATGGGGACTGCAATCGCTTAGCTTCGGCGGCGCGAGTACCTGGGTGCTGCCGAACCCTAGCGGTCTCAATCGTGCATTCAGTCTGGAAGCGCTGGTTTCCGCCTATCGGGAACTGCGT includes:
- the ilvB gene encoding biosynthetic-type acetolactate synthase large subunit, with the protein product MTQNPNVAPQVLAKREHAGERMSGADIILRVLSEQGVDTLFGYSGGAILPTYDAVFRFNELNESNPEHQIRFVVPANEQAAGFMAAGYARASGKVGVFMVTSGPGATNAVTPIADCNGDSIPVVLICGQVPRAAIGSDAFQEAPVFNIMSSCAKQVFLVTDPEKLEQTLRTAFEVARTGRPGPVVVDVPKDIQNWTGTYEGHGTLQFRGYSDRLRMVAKGARLGDDKRAAFFDLLAQSRRPLLYVGGGVIAAGATAGLLQFAERYRIPVVTTLMGLGAIPVKHELSLGMLGMHGSACANYAVEDCDFLIALGARFDDRVAGGRPEAFAPNARYVAHIDIDEAEINKVKRAHWTHVGDAGNALRSLMESDSNVQAPSDWLEQIQELKRVYGMNYDRNSPVIQPQYVIERLSDMTGGRAIVSTGVGQHQMWAAQFFDFVEPRSFLTSGSMGTMGFGLPAAIGAQFARPDALVIDIDGDGSIRMNVGELETASTYGVPVKVLLLNNVGDGMIRQWQHLYYEGRLFVSDKTLHRKDFVMAAQADGFGFARRVEAVDELDDALSAFLSFDGPAFLEVMIDQNADVYPMVGPGQSYATMITGPFIPSRTGQQASSGKGAARLPAADMF
- a CDS encoding GlxA family transcriptional regulator; translated protein: MKVAVVIFDGVQALDVAGPLDVFAEANTFVPEHQRYQVSCVGYKAGMVTASNGMQLAVPFGFADYDEQCDLLLIAGGPQLPDFQPRADFLDWLRRQANGASRYGSVCNGAFVLARAGLLDSRQVTTHWAEAGRLADDFPQARVQPDRIFIRDGRLFTSAGVTAGIDLCLSLVAEDWGHELAVRVAKRLVVYIQREGGQSQYSPYVGVRKDEDPIIGKVHRYVMDHITDVLSIEQLASAVSVSRRTFSRMFAKYAKVTPSAFVEQVRVDTARKLLEETNAPLKTVAFKCGFHSATHMRTTFARRLNVTPKQYRARFHGVAPAQSLALETVSE
- the mug gene encoding G/U mismatch-specific DNA glycosylase gives rise to the protein MSGANHMIPGSIAHSASPQALPDILEPGLSVIFCGINPGLRAASTGHHFAGRGNRFWRTLHLAGFTREELRPEAGRSLLHYACGLTTAVSRPTARADQLSRAEIKAAAADFELKIACYAPRYIAFLGKMAIAELTGKRDIEWGLQSLSFGGASTWVLPNPSGLNRAFSLEALVSAYRELRLAVQSGQTEA